The following proteins come from a genomic window of Candidatus Leptovillus gracilis:
- a CDS encoding M20/M25/M40 family metallo-hydrolase: MGLLLFLLVGCGALDAPERLPLPTPVATARPFTANPEATGEMILDPISDLAPRTDPTIAALVEQVSQQQLMGYVQRMEGFGNRSAFGDTESENWGIGATRRWLFDEFSRVGNGRLQVRYDDFTLNYGSYSVPQSNVVAELPGNGRSNGVIILMAHYDNRAPDIFDGRSLAPGANDNGSGIALLLESARLLSSQQWNQTIIFLATSAEEAETIGARHFAQDAYLNNMNILAAINYDGIGGRKGIPQLVRVFAPGLAYSPSGQLARYYDYIGGLYVPTFPTEVLDALDREGRWGDQREFVALGIPSIRVIESVEDPDMLNSVRDTWDRIDYAYLQRVVQLNVAVAATLAGAPMQPPAPVVNTTDALGMYQLRWPVAEGVAGYAISFRPLEVSSHQAFRLVKAQQAGNVALTGFDPAANYVVSLAAMDENGRLSYFSPEIVVGPDAMAFSQ; encoded by the coding sequence GTGGGTCTACTATTGTTTTTGTTGGTTGGCTGTGGGGCGCTAGACGCCCCAGAACGGCTGCCGCTGCCTACGCCCGTGGCCACAGCCCGGCCATTTACCGCCAACCCGGAAGCAACTGGGGAAATGATTCTGGACCCCATTAGCGACCTGGCGCCCAGGACGGATCCCACCATTGCTGCCCTGGTAGAACAGGTATCGCAGCAGCAGTTGATGGGCTACGTGCAGCGCATGGAAGGGTTTGGCAATCGCAGCGCGTTTGGCGATACAGAATCGGAAAATTGGGGGATCGGGGCGACGCGGCGCTGGCTTTTTGATGAATTTTCACGGGTGGGCAACGGCCGTCTCCAGGTCCGTTATGATGATTTTACCCTCAACTATGGCAGCTATTCTGTGCCCCAAAGCAACGTGGTGGCCGAACTGCCTGGCAACGGCCGCAGCAACGGCGTCATCATCCTCATGGCCCATTATGACAACCGCGCACCGGATATTTTTGACGGCCGCAGCCTCGCTCCTGGCGCCAACGACAACGGTTCTGGCATTGCCCTGCTGCTGGAATCGGCCCGCCTGTTAAGCTCGCAGCAGTGGAACCAGACGATCATCTTCCTGGCAACCTCCGCCGAAGAAGCAGAAACCATCGGCGCGCGCCATTTCGCTCAAGATGCTTACCTGAACAACATGAACATCCTGGCGGCCATCAACTATGACGGCATTGGCGGCCGTAAAGGCATCCCGCAGTTGGTCCGTGTGTTTGCGCCGGGTCTGGCTTATTCCCCCTCCGGGCAGTTGGCCCGCTATTATGATTACATTGGTGGGCTGTACGTGCCTACTTTCCCCACAGAGGTGCTAGATGCTTTAGACCGCGAAGGGCGCTGGGGCGATCAGCGCGAATTTGTGGCTTTAGGCATACCATCTATCCGCGTGATTGAATCGGTGGAAGATCCGGACATGCTGAATTCGGTGCGCGACACCTGGGACCGGATTGATTACGCCTATTTGCAGCGGGTGGTGCAGCTAAACGTGGCGGTGGCGGCGACGCTGGCCGGCGCGCCGATGCAGCCGCCGGCCCCGGTGGTCAATACAACGGATGCGTTGGGCATGTACCAACTGCGCTGGCCGGTGGCCGAGGGGGTGGCCGGCTATGCCATTTCTTTCCGGCCATTGGAGGTATCTTCCCACCAGGCGTTTCGTTTGGTGAAGGCGCAGCAGGCGGGCAATGTGGCCCTGACCGGTTTTGACCCGGCCGCCAACTACGTGGTGAGTCTGGCGGCGATGGATGAAAACGGCCGTCTCAGCTATTTTTCGCCCGAAATTGTCGTTGGGCCGGATGCGATGGCTTTCAGTCAATAG